ATTTTTTCCACTTTTAGCTCCAAAATTCTATATACCATCATTCTCCTCTAgtatttgcacctgctaagaAATCATAATAGACATGGAGTAATAATTCATGGTAGTCATTTCCAATCATCACTTAAATTCCATAAGGCATTACTACGATGCAGTGctgagatcaaggtgctcatatccgagagcgactgacggcgaatcgatccgatttaaccttgcaaggttgacCTAACCCACACGGCATgtaaaagccccgtcggaccacacgcaccaacccttcccctccccgcctcgaactacagaaccaccccaccttcatatagtcagccgagctcaacgtgagaccaccaaaagtaaacatatgcatcccgtttctccgcgactactcgactcgccctacggggtggtgatgcagttctgtactttcgaagcgaggcagtactaggcttaccggtttcgactacctcctactcccggcatgcggttagtacaattcaaactcgatcatagggccagacaacgaacggtccttaaccgacacagacggggctaaccttttcccgcccggtctccaaattGTTTTCCTTTCCTACATAATCCATTATACCATATCTTCAAAACATGGAgataccctatatctcgcgagtgacccgagatcactcgacttctaccgaagtCTATTAAGCGTAGCATTTCTAACGTCCtaaacatactagtataactcaagggaacCTAAGGATCGTGCAGCTAGAGTTTCAAACAGTTCctaacttaatgcacaagtaatagagtcATGTATGTAGGTGTCATAAATTTGaaatagtaggatgtgcaccggggcttgccttgagtctgctgctTAACACTAGagtgagttgggccttgggccgactcctcgcgaccctcctgctgcggggcttgcccctggggcccctgtggctccgcaaccacctcgtacacgacctcctccgccgcggctgctacacgtatgcatatgcatatgacatgagaaatgcATGCACGATTTAATAAAATTACAAGTAATCAATACCCAAATAAATTTCCAACTAACTGTGTCAACAACCACCTATTTACCCCTGCTCAGCCCAGCTatgccggtcagaccggtccacccgaccggtcagaccggtcccccttAGCCTACCGTgataccggttagaccggttcctccgaccggtcagaccggtcctactcaGACCAGAACCTAGAAACCTTGGCGCagcgaaaatcgcccaccaactccaaatactttctaagatctagttCAGGAGTTCATGTGGATGCTTTTGACCAGAGGAAACCACCTAAAACCTTCTATTATAAGAGATCGATCCAACCCTAACCTATTTACCTTGATTCCTTGAATGGCTCCTCCCCCACGAAGAACTTACGATCCCGCGTCATCCCATGGAGGAGAACATAGGGAAGTTGATCCTCCACCGATTTGAAGCTCTCCCCGCCCTTGGAATCCAATGGAGAGGAGGGATTTGGAGGTGAGGGTttgagggaggagggagctcgggAGAGAGACGGGCTTGGCGCTGGGGAGGATGAATGAGTCgctgggagagagagaagagtgaTTTAAATGCTGTGGGGCCCAAAACCGCCAACTCggtttagaccggtcagaccggtcgcccataccggtcagaccggtccggttTGAACTGGCCCAGACTGACAGAAACAAGTTTGAGTTGGTGATTTGTCGCTTGAGTTTTGAACTAATAACTATGGTCAATTTAATTATAAGTAATTAACACCTGTGTTGTTACACTCCGCTACCGCCTTGCACGTCAGGTCCATCAGCTTGGCGATGTTGAGGAAGCTGGCCGCCTCCAAGAGGTCGAAGAGTGCGTCGTTGTCGACGCCGACGAACTCCTCGTCGAAGCGGGCGAGGGGGTCATCGTCGCTGGGgttgaaggaggaggaggggtcgGACTCGTCGGCGTCGAAGTGCCTCTCCACGTACTCGATGACGCGGGAGAGCGTGGCGGCGGAGACGTTcgggagctcgacgccgccgccgccgccgtcgatcatGCCCGTGATCGTGGCCGAGAAGGCGCCGATGGCCTTCTCCGGCACCTCGAAGACCTCGCCGTCCTTGCTGCGGAGGCGAATCTTCTTCTCATCGTCGGACGCCATTGATTGACAATCGATCCGACCTGTTTCAATCTGTGTATGCGGTGGATCGGAGGCGACGCCGCTTCGGGTGGGTTTGCTGAAGATTTATACACGGAGagatagaagaagaggaggcgaCGGGAAACGGAAACCTAGTCTGATTTGCCTCTCCGGCGTGGGCCAAAACCCGTGATGGACTCGGATTAGGCCAAAACCCACGGCGGCCCAGATCACCATGGTCCATATCTTACGTACGGCCATACTGTAAGTTAGGCGGGCGGTATAGCCAGTCTTTTTTTTAAGAACCGGATCATCCCTCTTTTATCCACTTTTTTATATTATAAAAA
This window of the Panicum virgatum strain AP13 chromosome 1K, P.virgatum_v5, whole genome shotgun sequence genome carries:
- the LOC120655003 gene encoding SKP1-like protein 4, which codes for MASDDEKKIRLRSKDGEVFEVPEKAIGAFSATITGMIDGGGGGVELPNVSAATLSRVIEYVERHFDADESDPSSSFNPSDDDPLARFDEEFVGVDNDALFDLLEAASFLNIAKLMDLTCKAVAECNNTGVNYL